GTCTGAGGACGAGCTGGCTCATTTTGCGCGCAACCTTGGATCAACGGCGAGATAGATCAGGTCGACGATCAGGTTGATCGTGACGAAGCTGAAACCGACGAAGGCGAGATAGGCCGCCATGACGGGGAAGTCGGCGAATTCGATGGCCTGCAGGATCAGCATGCCCATGCCCGGCCACTGGAACACCGCCTCGACGACGATGGCGAAGGCGATCAGCGAGCCGATCTGCAGCCCGGTGATGGTGATGACAGGCAGCAGGCTGTTACGCAGTGCGTGCGTCAGATAGACGGCGCGGTCAGACAGGCCGCGGGCACGGGCGAACTTGACGAAATCGGTGCGTACCACCTCAAGCATCTCGCCGCGCACCAGGCGCATGATCATCGACACCTGGAACACGGCAAGCGTGATGGTCGGCATGATCAGCGCCTTGAGACCCGATGTGGTGAGCATGCCCGTCGTCCACCATCCGAGCTTGACGACCTCGCCACGGCCGAAGGCCGAGAGCCAGCGCAGTTCGACCGAAAAGACCAGGATCAGCAGCATGCCGATCAGGAACTGCGGCATCGAGATGCCGAGCAGCGAGCCGAACTGAAGGCTGCGGCTCAACAGGCCGCGCGGCTTGAGTGCGGTGTAGACACCCATCGGGATGCCCACGGCAAGGGCAATGACGGTGGCGCACAGGACCAGCTCCAGCGTCGCTGGCAGGCGCGCAAGTATCAGGTCGACCACCGGCTGGCGGTTGCGGTAGGAGACGCCGAAATCGCCGACCACGGCGCGTTCGACGAAGCGCCAGAATTGGACGAATGTCGACTGGTCGAGACCGAGCGCGACCCGCAATTCCTCGCGCTGGGCAAGCGTGGCGTTGACGCCGAGGATATTGTTCACCGGGTCGCCGAGGAAGTTGAAGATCGAGAACGAAAGCGCCGACACCACCAGCATCACGAGGATGACGCTGGTCAGTCGCGTGGCGAGCAAGGAAATCATCTCAGCCTCTGAAATGGAGAAGAGGCCGGGCGCGCACGCGCCCAGCCTCCGGTCAATCGTCAGTCCATCGTGTAGTACCAGAACCGCGTGTATTCGTCGGCCGGTACGATGGCGTGGACCTTGTCGCTCATGCCCCAGGTCAGGAACTGCTGGTGCAGCATGATCTTGCCGACCTCGTCGCGATGCAGCTTCATCACCTCGGAGATCATCTCCTGGCGCTTCTCGGTGTCGTATTCAGTGCCGATCTGCGGGGTCAGTTCATCGACGCGGGCGTTGGAATAGCCCTTGGGGTTCCAGGCGCCGAGGTCGCCGGTTGGCGTGTGGAAGGTCGCCGAGATGATGTTGTAGGCGTCCAGCGTCGGCAGGCCGGCCCAGCCGAGCATGTAGAAGGAGTATTTGCCCGCGGGCAGCTCGGTGTCGAACTGCACAGGGGGGTGCATCGTCAGCTGCGCCTTGATGCCGACCTTGGCCAGCATGCCGACCGTTGCCTGGCAGATCTGCTCGTCATTGATGAACGAACCGGCCGGGCAATCCATCGGCAAGGTGAAGCCGTCGGCGTAGCCCGCTTCCTTGAGCAGCGCCTTGGACGCCTCGATATCAAAGGGGAAGCGGACGTCGAGGCTGGCGTCGTAGAACGGCAACTGCGGCGCCATCATGATTGCCGACGGGCGGCTGTTGTCGCGCATGATCGAGCGCTTGATACCGTCGATGTCGATGGCCTGGTAGATCGCCTTGCGCACGCGGACGTCGGCGAGCGGGTTGGAATCGAGCCCGGGCAAGGTCTTCGACTGCTGGTCCATGCCGTAGAAGATGTTGCGCAGATGCGGGGCGCGCATGATCTGCATGCCTGATGTCGCCTCGATGCGCGCGACGTCCTGCGGCGGTGCGTTGCGAATGAAGTCGACTTCGCCGGAGAGCAGGGCCGCGACGCGCGTCGCGTTGTTGGCGATCGGCGTGTAGACGATCTCGTCGATATTGTGCTCGCGCTTGTCCCACCATTTCTCGTTGGCGGCGAACACGGTTTTCACATCGGGCTCGCGGCTTGCGACCTTGAACGGTCCGGTGCCGACGCCTTGCGTGATCATCGCGCCGCCGGTGTTGGTCGACAGATCGAGCGGCTTTTGGGCGCCGATCGATTCCTGGAACTCCTTGTCGAGGATGTACCATCCGGCGAAATCATTGAGCAGCAGCGCGTATTTACGTTTGAGCGTGATGTCGATGGTGTGGTCGTCGACCTTGGCGATCTCGGCGATCGGCTCGAGCAGGCCAGCGAAGGGCGAGCCCGGCGAGCCGGCGCGTTCATAGGAGAAGATTACGT
The nucleotide sequence above comes from Aminobacter aminovorans. Encoded proteins:
- a CDS encoding ABC transporter permease; protein product: MISLLATRLTSVILVMLVVSALSFSIFNFLGDPVNNILGVNATLAQREELRVALGLDQSTFVQFWRFVERAVVGDFGVSYRNRQPVVDLILARLPATLELVLCATVIALAVGIPMGVYTALKPRGLLSRSLQFGSLLGISMPQFLIGMLLILVFSVELRWLSAFGRGEVVKLGWWTTGMLTTSGLKALIMPTITLAVFQVSMIMRLVRGEMLEVVRTDFVKFARARGLSDRAVYLTHALRNSLLPVITITGLQIGSLIAFAIVVEAVFQWPGMGMLILQAIEFADFPVMAAYLAFVGFSFVTINLIVDLIYLAVDPRLRAK
- a CDS encoding ABC transporter substrate-binding protein, translating into MNRYLKLLLLASCAGLAVSTAEAKTLRFAESQEISSMDPHAAREDFTLSLIGNVYEGLVRWNKELKIEPALAESWETLSDTKWRFHLRKGVEFHNGNPFTADDVIFSYERAGSPGSPFAGLLEPIAEIAKVDDHTIDITLKRKYALLLNDFAGWYILDKEFQESIGAQKPLDLSTNTGGAMITQGVGTGPFKVASREPDVKTVFAANEKWWDKREHNIDEIVYTPIANNATRVAALLSGEVDFIRNAPPQDVARIEATSGMQIMRAPHLRNIFYGMDQQSKTLPGLDSNPLADVRVRKAIYQAIDIDGIKRSIMRDNSRPSAIMMAPQLPFYDASLDVRFPFDIEASKALLKEAGYADGFTLPMDCPAGSFINDEQICQATVGMLAKVGIKAQLTMHPPVQFDTELPAGKYSFYMLGWAGLPTLDAYNIISATFHTPTGDLGAWNPKGYSNARVDELTPQIGTEYDTEKRQEMISEVMKLHRDEVGKIMLHQQFLTWGMSDKVHAIVPADEYTRFWYYTMD